A single genomic interval of Dromiciops gliroides isolate mDroGli1 chromosome 1, mDroGli1.pri, whole genome shotgun sequence harbors:
- the LOC122735645 gene encoding mitochondrial import inner membrane translocase subunit Tim8 B-like, with translation MVELVEADEAELQCLVAAEQQKMQFTAQVHHFMDLCWDKCIEKPGICLDSRTENCLASCVDRFIDTILTITSRFAQIVQKGSQ, from the coding sequence ATGGTGGAATTGGTGGAGGCCGATGAGGCTGAACTTCAGTGTTTGGTGGCTGCAGAACAGCAGAAGATGCAGTTCACTGCACAGGTACACCACTTCATGGATTTGTGCTGGGATAAATGCATTGAAAAACCAGGAATCTGTCTAGATTCTCGAACTGAAAATTGCCTTGCCAGTTGTGTAGACCGATTCATTGATACTATTCTTACCATCACAAGCCGATTTGCTCAGATTGTGCAGAAGGGGAGCCAGTAG